Genomic DNA from Telopea speciosissima isolate NSW1024214 ecotype Mountain lineage chromosome 2, Tspe_v1, whole genome shotgun sequence:
ATTAAGAaacaaatttaattaaaaaaaaaaagagtattaATGGGTTTCATCGTTAATCTTAGAGTAAAAATGGCAATATATGGTGGACATACATTAGACGTGATAGCAATATATCCTACTCTATACATGGCTAAGCTGTAGGTTCACATAAGATCCTATCTATCTATGTTAGCTTCCCATGTGACTACTGTAGGCCCAAATATAGAACATTTCAACATCCATGCTAGCTCCAAGATTGCTATTTTATGTATAATACAAACGCATAAAGCTAGCTACATTGTATTTTCTGGGCCTTGacagggatgagagagagagagagacaaacaaGAAAGATGTGTGCCTTGAGGTACAAGGTGAAGATAGGAGAATCGAACTCGTGATCTCTTAAGCCTAGACCTCTTGAGCATTTAAAGCACCAATAAGAGtgtcaatcggtttggtttcgattatTCGGTCTGGTTTCAGTTCGGTTTAAGATACAACATGGGAACCGAAATCGAATAGGAACATGTGTTTCAAAACCAAAGCCGAACTGATACGGTTCGATTTTCATTTGGTTTCATATTTGATTTCGATGCCGATTTATATTTGATTTAGGCCCTATTTTAGCTGTTTAGGTAAAAATTTAACATTattacaaaaaaacaaaaacaaaaaaaaaacccttgttTGTTAGAGCCATGCATACTCCACTAAACTTTTTCCAAActttaaaatggaataaaattatCATCTACCTTagtaaaatagttaaatatatatatatatatgatttattAGATTCCTTACTCGATTCGAAAATAGGTAAATTGATTTCGTTTGACGGTTTCAATCATAAAACCAAAAACCGAACTTTGACAGATTTCATCAatgttttaaaccaaaactgaatcgatttgattttaaatggccgattttgattttgattctaaaTTGTTGGTCCACTGAAGTGTGTGgagtgttgttgtcattgttggcaacgtatTCAGTCATATTGGTATTGTGGCAGCAGCTATTGATGGTTTGGTAGAGTTGGAATGGTTAAACGGGCTTCTACACAGtatcaagggtagtttggtctttTGGTAAAGTTACAGCAGTATCCGTGCATGTAGGATGACTATTTGCAGTATATATGATCCCTAAGAAGTGTTTGTCAAAGGCCCGAAGCAGTAGGTGAAGGTTTCGTACAtcaaaagttgtgatttcataggaTCGTGCAGTGGGGTCCACTTTGAAGCTATTTTTGAAAGTGATAATGGCGCAGAACTGGGTGAAGGACTCTTCATAAGATTTGTAGTTCGTCGAGTTACGGTTCTAATGCAACTACTCATGCATCATTTGGATGTCGTATGAGGAAGTTATATCGATTTTCGTGTTGTTActtgaaaatggagcaaatctgGATAAGGACGATTTTCCCATActtagccaaaattttggctTAGTTTTTTAAGTGGTATATTGTGAACAgtatttttcctttaatttggtGAAGTTCCAGAATGTTTCAGACCGTTGGATCAAGATCTATGGGTTGGATTCCAATTTAAAGGCATATAGTTGGGCAAAGAAGGGTTGGCCCTAGAGATGCTTGCGCCTGGCTTTTTAGTGGCTTGGCACATGATTTATTATTCACGTGCGTCACACCATAGTGATTTAAGTTTTGATGTATATGCAAGGTTCTACTCCAGTGTATGATTCATATAGTTCACATGTGATGGAGATTCTATTTAATACATTCTAAGTGGTTGAAGTAATAAGCACAATCTTTGTAATAAAGTAAAAACGCGTTTTTTTAAATCGTGTTGACATAAGCATGACATCATGGAGAGAAAATAATGCTCGAGCAACGTCATAACGGGTTTCGTTACGTTATGTTTGTCACGAAAATTCCTCTTATGTACGGATTTGCCATCTATTTCCTAATTCAGAGCATCCATCTTTGGAAAGGGATATCTCGGATTTGGGTGCTGCAAAGTGCGTTGGATTCACAGAGAGGAGGAGAACGTCCCTGtaagaaaaaaatgtaaaaaattgcTCATATGGAGAGGTGTGCAGGAATAACCAAGAAGGTGGTGTTTTCACGAGTTCCGTGCTTGTTGTGAGTCGTGCGACTTTTTGAGGACGTTCTAGAGGAGGTGCTTGCTGTGCTATTACCCTGAAAGAGGTAATCCTCTTTAGTGAATCCCAATATTTTGTTATTGGTTGTTGTCTTTGAGTTGAAAGCCTATGGAACCTTTGTAAGCTTTGTTGGCAAAATTTTTGGGAAGGGATTTacattgttgaatttttttttatgctatTGTAACTCTATTAAGTGGGGGCTTGCATAAAGATTGGGGTTGTTGCCCTCGTTTGTGTGGTTGTACAAACCGAAGCAGAGATTGGAGTTCCTGAGTGATTGTAGTCACTAAAATTAGTTGAGTATCGTgcaatatacgaaaccctgATTAGGTTATTGCACCGTGGATGTGTGCACAGTACTGAACCACGTTAAATACTGTGTCTCTTCTTTGCTATTTTTATATATGTGTATTGAAGTGTTATCTGACTGCAGAATGGGTGTGTTTACGTGGGAGGCCTAGCCAATTCATTGGTTGTGAGGCAAGGTAACACACGAACTGTAGATTGATCAAATTGGGGTGCCCCAAGCCAGTCGGTGTGTGCACAGGGCAGTAAAACAGAGATACAGGGATTGCAGTGTTTGTGTTTCAGAGAGCAGTGATAGAGAACTATCATTCAAGTTTGGAAAATTTTTATAATAACGCTGATTCACCctccccctctcagtgtcaacctgggatcaTCATAAATTGATACCCTTTAAACATCAACTAACTACGCTAGCAGTTTGTCAATTGTTGACCTGTAGATGATTTGGTCGTAAGGGTTACGTGGTACATATAAGAAAAAAGGATCCAATAGTGAATCAATTGGGACACACCATGATTCATTGCTCTCTCTACCTAAATCTATGGACCactaaattttagttttaaggaCCATCAAACATAACTGAAAAATCCCacacattttttgttttaatttacaATCACTAATAATTAGAAAAGGGTGTTTGAGAGGAGTTGGGACGGGAAAGGCAACGTCATTATACAAATTTAGTATGGGAACACCAGAGAAGAAAACGGATAAGAGACGAGGTATGTTTGgtttatcaatcaatcaatcaatatgTGTAAATGAACCGTGTTGAGGTGTGGAATCTGAATTCAGATCTTCTTCGACGCCCTGCCCGTAGCGGCTTGAGTGGCACACAAACAGGGCGTGCTGCAATGATCATCTTATCTCTGCCCAAGTGTCTTGTCCAacagggtaaggtggtcattgcagcGCACCCTATTTGTGCACCGTTCAAGCCGTTACGGGCAgggcaccgtagaagatctggatccgaaATCTGGTGTGAATCAAATGAGCCAAAGGCTTGTGTGGGCCTTGCGGGTCCCAAATCAGACCCTTAAGCAGTAAAGCTGCAAATGGTGGCCTCATTTGCCTCAACCGGTAAAgaacaatgagagagagagagagagagagagagagagagagctgtgAGTTCCATGAGAGCCTAtgtagaggaaggagaagaaaatgagtaGAGGTGGGTGACAATAATTCATAGGGTGAGGAGGGTGAAAATGTGATGACCCGTTTTATAAAATGGAGCCTTTGATGATGGAATGAGGTGTaggatgaggagagagaaagagatcttAAAACTGGGaagattgattttggttttgagctCTTGAGAGTCGGTCTAGGGGAGAAAGAGGGAGTGGAGCGAGGATTTGGGCgagaaaagagatggaaaaagatTCGATAAGTGCTTGGATTTGCGTGGTTTGAAAGGGCTTTTTGTTCGGGTTGATTTGTCTATCAGACAAGCGAACTTGGGGGAGGGAGATACGGAACTCTCAGATatactttttctctctctcactattttatattttatttctctcCGTCTCCATCTTTGCTGAAAACTTGGGTTGGGTTCTGGGTTTTTTCCCATAAGTAGCCGATTTTCACTCCAGAACCTGCGAGATTTTGGTTCTCAAAAATGGGGATTTCGGTTTTCTCTTGACTTGCGTTTCTGGTTTCTCTGTTTCTCAGATTTgggttctcttccttctcccccCTCTTTACTACTGCAAATTTCAACCTGGATTTTTTGGTTGCGTCTTAGGAAGAAGACCCAGACAacaatttatttctttttcttagcaTTCTGAATCTTCTCTCTCTGGGTTCTCTTCATCATTTTCACTTTTTGGCATCTGGGTgtcttcatctttttcatttgtttttcttcttctaggatTTTCCTGTAGTTAGATGGCAGAGCAGAAGAATGGCACAAGAAGAACAGCAACACCAGAAATATAACAATAATAGCAGTGGTGGTgattgtggtggtggtggtggtagtaatGGAGGAGGTCGTTCTGCCAAGAAGCTGAAGCAGAAAAAAATCCCACAAAGAGGTCTTGGGGTTGCCCAACTGGAGAAGATCCGATTAGAAGAGCAGCAGCAGAAGGGCGTGGCTGCTGGGGTGTCCTCCCCTTGTTTTGTTATTCCActacctcctcctcctcctcctcaccACCAGTCATCTTCTTCGTCCCCTTTCCCTACATCTTCAATTGATCTGTCTTCGACAACTTCTCTGTTTGGAAGCCCTCCTCCGGGTCCCAGCCCTACTCTTGATCTTTTGgtcccaccaccacctccaactccttcGTTGCAGACGATAACTCCAATTTATGGTTCTCATCAAGTTGCTTCCGGTGGTGGCAGCGGTGGTCGTACGATGTCTGACATGGTCACATCTTTTACAAGGCAAGGACATTATCCCAATATGTGGAACGAGTTGAACTACAATGGTGATGTTCCCAGATTGGATCATGGACTTGCATGCCGAACCCACTTGCAGAACGAGACATCCTACCCAATTTGGCATTCTTCTCCCCCCGTTGTGAATGATAGAAAGCAACCACATTCTTCAACAATGGTgactgattttttttatatttttttttaatctcttccTGTCAAGCACTCTCTAGAGACTGCAAAGCAATCTCTGATTCTGTCTCTCTGCAGGTGACTGTCCCTCCCTTTACTTCATCATCGTCTGGACTAGGTTTCCCGATGGAGCTTCCTTCAAACCAAAGCATTTTCAGCAACAGCAACTACACGCCACCGTCACCGTGGCCCGAGGAAGAGAAGGTATGTGGGGGGGGATGCCTTCCTCATTTTCATGCTTCGAATTCGAAAACTTTACATTATAGAATAGTTGATATTGTTTAGAAGATGGGATAGATTCTAATAGTTGACTGGTTGGAATGTAGTATAGATGGTTGGTATTAAGCGACCATGGCCCTTCTCTCTAGAAAACCTGCCGTTTCCTTCCAAAATTCCTTCGATTATCCAGCCAATCTACAGACCAGAAGAACAATCTTTATGTGGCAATAGCAATGGCAGCACATTCAAGTTGGAACCTGGAGATTGCATTATCAGGTTGGTATATCTgggattttctctctctctctctctctctctctctctctctctgggttgTTGGCTCACATTTTTTTGGTTATGCTGTGTTCAGTGAGGGTACCTCGGGCTCCACAGCCCTCCACACGACCTGGAGAGGAACCAGGTCCGAGCTGAACCACAAGAATGGAATTAAAGAAAATGGAACTCTTCAAGGGGATTTTCTCACCTTGGGCCCTCCTGCAACAAGTTCATCCACAATGGGTTGCAAATCTAATAAGCAACAGCCCTTAGCATCCTTACCTTCCCATTATCCAATCCCTGAATTCGATCTGCAATCATCTCAGGTAAGAAtgattaattaagaaaaatggaaatcttttcctttctcaccctcccccccccccccccggccgcCCTCTTCTTTCTTGGTTGCTGTTCCTTTTGCTATGTTTCTGACAACCGGGTTATTGTGTTTTTAATTTGGTGTTAAATAATGGTGTATAGGCAAGAAGCATTGAAGAGCCCTTGCTGCGACCAGCTGGGTCATCAatagaacagcagcagcagcaacccaTTCATAATTTCTTCCCACCAAAAGGGCAGAGAGTGGCAACCACGACGAACGACCACAGGAGAATTGAGGCTAGCGACACAGTTGATCTCAACCTGAAGTTGTAAGTGGGGGGAACTTGGAAGAATTTGACTCTTCTATTGCATCTCTTAGTCTCTTAAGAAATAcgagatgagagagaggagaacGAACTACCATGAAAGAGAAGTGCGGAGGAAATCTCAGGGCTGTATCCAGTGTGTGATCATCCCAAGGAAGTGGGGAATGGGTATAGTAGAGATGTATAGCCATAATCTATCTATGTAGTTTGttgggttttaattttatttttgaatggttgtgtttgtttgttaTGCTTTTGAGATTTCTTCAGTTTTGCTTGATAATGTTGAATGACAAAAGGACACTTTAGATTCGTAACAAACCTTTTGTATGAGATGAGTTGAGGAATGATGTGGGTTTCAGGTTTTGTTCTTTCTTGTTTACGTTTAAAACAATAATTGATAAGGGCCGAACCCTAGTACAGTATCCCACCATTGCTGAGCTGAGGGCTTGAAGCTGAAGCAgcaggggaaggggggagggaggttGGAAGTAGAGCTAGAGGAGAGAAGGCAGCATGCCAACGTGCGAAATTAAAATCCTTCGAATAGTATAGTATCCCAAACTCCAAGAATTGGGATCAGACatggagaagaagcagaagtgttgaaaaggaatattttttttttttttttttttttaaatggtttggAATTTGGATATTGGGTGGGAGTGGGACCCAGAAGTACTTACTACTGCACTTCAAAAATGAATAATGAGCAAAAAGGCTGAAAACCTGTGCCCTGTAAATTTATTGTACGATGGAGTAAACCAATAGAGTACCAGATCAGATCAAATCACAGTATCAAAACAGATACTGACATGAGAAAAAGGCCCACTAACTGACTGCTAGTTTCAGGTTAGTACTATAAATAACAGCCTGAACATGGTAGCAGAATCGTACACAATCAAACTTGGAAGCTAATGAAGAGCCataattcttttttgttttttgttcttttttttttaaggaattgggatttgggattGGAAGGAATAGGGAATCAATCAGAGGCTGTGAACTGGGATATCCCCATCGATGATCCCAAGGTGGGGATGAGTATGGATGGGCCCCATTTGCATGTTGCATGGTGCCACAGAATCAAACGTTTCATGATGATGCATGCTGGCTTCAAGACTCAAACAGTTGGGCCTGTATCTAGGGTTTGGGAAACTGTAGGAAACTTTATCTAAGGGTTTTAGAAAGTTATCATATAAATTaggaaaatttatgaaacacccttGAAAATGGGTCGAATCTCAGATCATCctctcaaatttgaaaatactcagatcatcACCTCTACACTAACAGTGTAGTCTGCTGTTAATTATTGGTGTAAAAGGATTATTTTATCAttgtactaaatcattaaaattaaatttacaatactacctttTCCTTCATCCTCAACCTAATTTCACCCTCTTCCTCACACCTATAACTTAATCTTAAACATAAGTTCGccggagagaaggaaaaaaatacaaaaaaaccaAGAGACAACACAACTGGTGGCAGCTGCTCCGATGGTGACTCAAGAACTCCATGGGAAAATTTTGAGGTTTTCAATTCCTTTTTCGTTTTAGATTGAGATCTGATTCCGTAAACATTTGGCAAAACAAGTGtgcaataataaaaaataaatataaaaaaaagggctCGCGACCATGGCTGCCACTCCTACCCGTGGCAAATCGATCGCCACACAGAGGTTAGGAAGCTTTTCCGATCAATTAACCCCAGGATTTTGATCACTGGGATGAGACAGATGTTCACCGGGGGGTTTTAAGGCAGGCGGTTGCCTGTGTTGGCCGAGAACAATGGCATTTTTTTGAAACTATGGCAAGGGTAATATTAAAAGTAGTGGAGACTCAACCTTCCACAGATTGGACTAGAATGAAACTAGTGGACACTGATCACTCAGATATTAATTTCTGAACTTCACTTTCTAAGATGGAAGTTACATGTGGAAATCTTTTCCATTTCCTTTaaatagttgcaggtttaaaTGTTTTATTTGTTACCTAATCATTGGCAGTTGACTTTATTgacgaaaaagaaaaagcatttGTGGGTTATAAGCGTTAGTCTCCATCTTCATCTAAACTTAATGAgaaaaatttttttggggtttttgtaAAAATTTGGGGGTTTAAGTAGGTTTCGTATTCAGATTCGGAGAGTCGGACTTGGCCAAGGAAGTAAACTTGCCATGGATGCTCTTTCACAGCAGCTGGTTTTTGTCTTGGGGTTTTGTGGTGGGAGAAACTGGGAAAGCTAATCGTGAGGTGCAAGGATCGTCGGAGATTCACAGCGTCTGAAGCCATACGATTGGTCGCCGGCCTATCACCACCCTTCGTCGGGATTATTGGGCCGTCGTCACGATGTTTTGACTGCCATTCACAAAGTTTCCTTGAGGCAGAACCCTAAGGGTTTCATTTGTCTTTctgttgatttggggaagaagagggattattCCCCTCTAATTCCCCTCATCcttataaacttaaaaaaaaaaaagtaacttcacattaaccaaagggtagtttagggttttcaaaaaatttaactagctgacttcaTCACTTAACTAACGATAGGGTCTAATTtgagtatagggctctaatgcagggagtgatctgagtattttcaaatttcaggggatgatctgagtttcgacccattttcaggaggtgtttcataaatttccctataAATTATAAAGGTACTCCGGTGGTCCATCACTCCATCAGGAGCAACGGCAAGGCAATAATCAAAATCTGATGCACAAAACATTCTTCGCTTGAAAGCGCCATGCATTTGTTGGTTCAGTTTAATTAGGGGACCCCATTGCAGCCAAGGCCACACCCTTTGCCACTGCAACAATTAAAGGCTACAAAAGTAACCCTTAAttaatttattcatttatttattagggGATTTGACTCTCTAATTCAACTCAGAAAtggtatatttatttatttatttatgtttactGGTTTTATTTAAGTAGTAGTTATATAAGTCGGACTATAGGGAGCATACATACATCAGCTTGTAACACTTCAGATAAACCACTTGGGGTGGGtcaagttcaaaaagaaaataacgAGATACAGAAGAGTGAGAAGCAAGCTAGCCAATCCATAGCTCTATGTTTTTTTCTCGAAATCGGTGTTGACAGTGAACCAATCTTAGTTGGGTTAGCATTAGTCGACAAAGTTCTCATGTACTTGCATGGTAGTTGTCGGTAGGAATCCTACAAAGCTtgaataataacaaaagagtCGGATTCTATAATAATATGATGTAAATCATGAGCTATGGCATATGATAAGGCAGTGCAAAGCGTCCAGAGTTCAACAATCAaaatatttagattttttttctttttgggtaatGATCAAAATATTTAGAGAAGAGCCATGAAGGTGACATTGTCGGGTTTTGGTGTGAATCTCGGAAAATACCTTAGGTTTGATTGCTACCTTGGAAaacaatgttttgattgctatgTTGAAAAGAAATTGAGATAATGGAAATCTAAGTGATTGAGGATTCTTGATAGTGGACGTAGAGAGTTGTCCAAACCACCATAAAATTGTCTTTCTTGCTTTacctttttcttcctccttacATAGATAGACTTGAGTGTGGATGAGTGTTCAAAAACTCTTTAGCTTCTGTGATTATTTTTGTGCAAAAATCTTGTGTTTTAGTTTAtcaaatttttatatttcaatTCACCTCTTCTTGGAAGATCTCTCGATCCTGACAAAGGTCTCCGTAGGTCTTTCGAGTTCGGTGACTTCGGTCCCTTAAACTTGCAAATTGTTTGGAGTTCAAGGAGGAGTGGATCATGTCAGTTAATAACAGTGTTGAGTCTCAACTCTCCTTTTGGAGCTTCCCAGCAGGCGACTACCCCCTCTCCCTCTGGCTTATCAATCCAGTCCATAATTAGTATGTTCGTGTTCATTCTGATTCCCAAGCGCTTATTCGTTATACTGTGGACGAATCAAGCTCAACCGCTAAGGTTTCGTTGTCATCAGTGATATCAggtttcttaccaaaaaaaagtgatATCAGGTttgtaaatgatttttttttttttttttttttcttttttctttttgtgatttCGCTATGCTTGTAGAGAGGATAACTGTCAAACTCATGGTCTAGCAAGATGGGCTATAGGCTCCCGAGGTTggatttttgggtttcttcttttCCGGAAGAACTCATGAACTGAATTTGCAATGGAATGCATTCATGTTCCCTTGTATTGCTTAATGTTATTGACTCTGACAGTCTAACCTGGGTGGTGATAGGCTATTCCTTGAGATCATTCCTTGCAAAGAAGTAAACCCGGtatgaagaagcagaatcaaATTGGGTGAATAGGTCGATTTGAATCGGAATCCAGCCAAATTCAGTAGATTTCTGCAACCCTCTTGTGAGCTACCTATATTATTCACAACCGACTCTGATGGCTGATCCTGTATCCGATCCAGGTTTCTTAAACCATGGGAACAATTATATGTTCCTCCCCTTGGCAGGGTACTCTGACGATTGTTAATCCAAAGCATACCTGTTCATTTATTTAGTTGTTTGCTGTTTGAATTAAGTGAGGACGggcagagagatagagaaacagagcatgggagagagaaaaacagCCAGGcaaggcagagagagagagagagagagagaggtggtggTACTGGTTGAGATGACCAGTAAGTCCAAGAGAGGGAGGGGCCTGTTTCACTTGAACTAGGTTGAACCAATTAATAAAGGGGTAATCTAGGGATTTTGAAACACCAGGGAAGAGATGTAAGTCTGGATTTTCTGGAGAAActagaagtaaaaaaaattaaaatggaggAGTTCGTGTAAATAGAGGACAAGCATAGACGACTAATAGTAATTGCCCCTAAGATTTAGCTCTTGATAGTTGATATGATAGTAATTGTAGTGATTAGGATAACCTATGTTGAGAAGTCACAAGTTGTAACCCTACAAGTGTGCTCGCTTTCTAAATGTTCAGATTGGGATCTACAATGGAATCTCTGATGTCAAGACACCCTTCTCAGCAGAAATCCAAGAGTTAAAAATCAAGATAGAAATGAGACTTGTATCAGCTGGGACTACAGATGTAAGATGAACGATTTGGATTTGAGTGAGCCCTAATTATGCATAATCGGTCTAGGTAAGGGAAGAACCAGGGCTACTTAAACCCTTTACAAGGTACTACGAGATATATTTAAAtctgaagagaaaaataatgaaaatgtgCCATTGAGGGGTAATCTGGATTTAAATTTTAGAAGGCGATGGGGAAAGGAGGggtaaaaattttcattagtaGTGATCAGAAAAAAGGTTTTCTATAGGGGAGAAATTTCCCATTCGCTTTTCACATGGTCACTAAACAACCCCTACAATATGCATTTAACAGGGCAACTAAACAAAGCTCAAAATTTATGCAGGgtcatttttttaataaggGCAACTAAAACCCCCCCAGGCAAAAACAAAACAAGTTACAATAATGAGAATGGTAAagatattaccaaaaaaaataacagcAACACCAAATTGTGTTGGGACAAAAAATGATATTAACAACAGCTTCACAGTCAAAATCTATGAGCTGCAACACCAAATTGTGTTGggacaaaaaggaaaaacaccTACTGTGTGGGGAGAGCATTTTAACCTACAAATAGAACTAACCGACATTCATAAGCTTGTGGCCAAGTTGAAAGAGAATTTGCATTAGCAAAGGGCATCCTTGAGCATGCTGAATCTACTGACCCCAACTGTAACATGTTAAAGAACTTGGACTGCCACTTGAGGGATGCATGTGAGCATTCTATGGTTTCCATCTGTCTTTGTCAGTACAATTCAATAAAACCACCTGTTTATACCCTGTGTCCATAAGAATTTTCAAATACTTGGACCCCGGGTCCATAAATCAAACGGCAGCGGCCGGTGAATGATTCAACAAGTCGAGAGACCACTTCCTTGAAGAACATGGATGCTACCTGTTGTTCAAAATGAAGTTCATAAACCTCCTTAACAACCCGAAGTGGCTATCATCCATGAAAGGTAAAAACATATGCTGTGCCAACTATGCAAAAAAGTTTCTTGACTAGTAACATATGCAACACGGAATTGTCTTATTGTTGTT
This window encodes:
- the LOC122649468 gene encoding uncharacterized protein LOC122649468, encoding MAQEEQQHQKYNNNSSGGDCGGGGGSNGGGRSAKKLKQKKIPQRGLGVAQLEKIRLEEQQQKGVAAGVSSPCFVIPLPPPPPPHHQSSSSSPFPTSSIDLSSTTSLFGSPPPGPSPTLDLLVPPPPPTPSLQTITPIYGSHQVASGGGSGGRTMSDMVTSFTRQGHYPNMWNELNYNGDVPRLDHGLACRTHLQNETSYPIWHSSPPVVNDRKQPHSSTMVTVPPFTSSSSGLGFPMELPSNQSIFSNSNYTPPSPWPEEEKMVGIKRPWPFSLENLPFPSKIPSIIQPIYRPEEQSLCGNSNGSTFKLEPGDCIISEGTSGSTALHTTWRGTRSELNHKNGIKENGTLQGDFLTLGPPATSSSTMGCKSNKQQPLASLPSHYPIPEFDLQSSQARSIEEPLLRPAGSSIEQQQQQPIHNFFPPKGQRVATTTNDHRRIEASDTVDLNLKL